AAAAATGCTGCACCTTTATCTCGATTTTAAGAGTTTTACACCCTTTTTTGCCTCTTGGTGAGAGGTGTGCCAAGAAACACAACTTGGGTGGTTCCATCTCCAGGTATTTGAGCTCATACATGAAAAAGAATGAGAAAAATCATGACACAAACATAGTGAGCTCAAAGATCCCAAGACATCAGAGTTTAGTATAAGAAATTGTCATGCTTCTTCAGAACCACCGAAAAACAAACTACAGCAAAAAGGGCTATTACTTTAAGCTTTAGGCCTTATAAATTTTGTATATCAGAGATTTGTTTTGTTGCTTATAAGCAACTATTTAATGGAAACTATATTAGGATCAAAGATACACCTTgggatttgttttcttctctcaGTCAAAGACATTTCCAACAGTTTTACTGAATTACAGTTCACATAGCAGCTTTAATGGAATGTTCGATGTGAGCCCTAATCATCCACACTTGTTACTATCTAACATCCTGCATTAATTTACACTCCATATAGACCTACCTGTTGAACTTTGCACgattttggaaagaaaaaaacgagTTACTTCTCTGTACAACTGCGGCTCCCCTTCAAAGCCATACATGTCACATTTCAGGCACTCCTCATATGTGGCCTGGATAACATCTGTAATTGCCCCCAAGCCCACGTTTGTTGTCTGTTTTAGAGTTTCTGCTCAGGTGGATTTCAGACTGAacatgttgctgctgcttctgcctTGCAGGAGGAACCGCTGCATCAAGGATCTTAACGAATAGCTGCTTGCTGTTTGTGGCGACAAGGATAGCAAGAAGAAGTTCAAGTCACTTTGGTCTTGCCTATACATATCTGCTTGTGGAAATTAAAACATGGTTTTATGGTTACACTGcagacatgtttttttttcttgttatcTGATCAAAGAAAAGTTTGCACTGCTCATACGAGCACAACACTAAAATATCTACGGAACCTTGCCCCCCCAAAAAAGCCACAAGAATCTCGTACGCCTCATTTTGAGAACTCAATTTTATCCTTTGAAATGCGCAATAATTTTAGATTCTGTAGAAAAATATCCCGGCAAAAGGAGACTCGCTTTTGGATGCTGGGTCTCACCGGGCAAAAGGGGATCGCATAAAGGCGGCCGGCCAATCCCGAATCTCAAAGAAATATATCTCCGGTCGAAAGCGGACGGCCGCGATGGAAAAAGCGAATCAAAAATATCCGGGTGAGCGGTCCACGTGGCCTTCCCGATCTGCGCTTTATACCCTTTTCCGCCATTAAattatcttcttctccccctccccccttTTCTTCCTCACACCTCAGCGCACAAatatcttctcttcttcttcctcctccacccaccgctcgccgccgccgcaccggaGTGGGGGGTTAGTTTGGTAGGGGATGCTGTTCGGGATGGGCTCCTTGGTTGGTTGATTTGTCTGGGAGGGATCGGGATTTTGGGTTTGGTTTCCCGATTGGGATCGGGGTTGGGTGGGTGGGGATCCATCCATCCGTGAATTTGAATCCAtgggggaggaggccggcggcggcggcggaggggagtATGCGCGGGTCTCGGAGTGGGAGACGGGGCTGCCGGGGTCCGACGAGCTCACCCCTCTCTCCCAGCCGCTGGTCCCGCCCGGGCTGGCCGCGGCCTTCCGCATCCCGCCGGAGCCCGGCCGCACGCTGCTCGACGTCCaccgcgcctcctccgccaccgtcTCCCGcctccgctcctcctcctcttcttcctctggcGGGGGAGGCTCGTTCCCCACCTTCCCCTCCGGCCACGGCGGGGCGGCGTCGGACACGGGCGCggactcggcggcggcggcgtcggagcTGGAGAAGACGAGCAAGCGGCCGCGGATGGTGTGGAACCCGCAGCTGCACAAGCGGTTCGTGGACGTGGTGGCGCACCTGGGGATCAAGAGCGCCGTGCCCAAGACCATCATGCAGCTGATGAACGTGGAAGGGCTCACCCGGGAGAACGTCGCCAGCCACCTCCAGAAGTACCGCCTCTACGTCAAGCGGATGCAGGGACTCTCCAACGAAGGTCCTTCCCCCTCCGACCACATCTTCGCATCCACCCCCGTCCCGCCCAGCCTCCGCGAGCCACAGGtgccctccgccgccatggcccccatgtaccaccaccaccccatgggcggcggcggcggcggcatgacCGGCGGCTACTaccagccgcagcagcagcacggcggACACGCCGTCTACAAtggctacggcggcggcggaggctaCTCCCAGTACCACCACGGCGACCAGTGAATCATGATTCTGATGAACTCATTCTTCTTTTTCAGCCGTGCGGATTATTCAGGCAAGAGATGGTGATGCTCTGTCTTTACTCTTGTGCTGATGCCTGCTCCCTGTGTGTGTctttgctctgctctgctgctcGTGCTGTAATTGTAACCCATAAATCATCAGTCCATGATCCATGATATCCcatcagtcagtcagtcagtgaAAGAGTCAAACAGTAGGTGTGTGTTTGGATCGATTCAACCATGGCTGCCTGCAAAGGTTGGGCGTAATTACTCAGGAACAATTAGATTGACTTTCCAGGAGCTCAAGGACTCTCTCCATTAGAGATAAGATCCAAGAGGATTAGCTAAACAAAGTGCAAAAGTGTAAGTGTGTGTGTTGCTTATGTGTCTGTATAACTGCTGTAATAAGTGCACATCCTGTCTCGCCTGCCCTATTTTGGGgtccaaaaattcaaatgtgAAATCGAACAGTAATAAAAGAAGGAACTTGGAATGAATGAATCAATAATGGTGTGAATCTTTGAGATCCTTGAGGAGACCTGGAAGCTGGGATTGTTCAATCGACATGTATGCCCCGATTTGGGGGCGAAGTCTCCAATCGCAGAAGGAGCAAAGAAACacgaagcaaaagaaaaattgcaactttttttttgaggtaaAGAAAAATTGCAACTTGTGACAACAACATCCTATCTTTCCTTTGGTTAGGGGTCTCCTCCCGTACAGATTTGGGTTGTCAGCTAAGAATAGATCATCAGGAGGCCAGGACAAGGAGAGATGGACAAATTGGAATTGGGGCCTCTTTCTCTCACTGCTATCATCAAGGCAGAGCAAGCAGAGACCGGCCGGCGACGAGTGGTGCAGAACAGGGCACGACGGCGCCACGTTGTTGATACCATAAATATATTCCATTGCAGGAAATGGAGTGTTTGGATCAAATACTGCTGCTTTCCTGGTCTGAACTCCGGATACAGACGGCTACTGTTATTTCTTGGAAACTCAAagtatgtatgcatgtatgtatatacAATTGAGGCTGAAGATGGACCATGCAAGTCCTTGTCGACGTCGATACCCCCCTTTGTTGTCCAATTTCTTATCTTGAATTTTATACCGACATCAATTTTTACTCCCCGTTAACAAAGTCGCTGTCACCAACATGTCATCTATGCAAGGTTGGGAGCCAGAGCACAAGCGTTGCCATCTCAACAAGGACAAGAAGGAATcactcatcgaaagatcgagCTACCACTAGCTAGCAGCTGGTCTGGGATGGAATTTCCGGATAAAGATTTACGACAAGATCGAGAACAAGTGGCCGGGGTGCCTGATTAAGACATGCAGCTAAGCATCGGATACGTGCTTCTTCTCTCCATCATCTGTGCTGTATTCTGGACCTACACACTCTTTCAAGTTTCTTCCAAACCTTAATTCAGATACTGTACAGGCCGGCTGTACAACTAATAACCTTTGTAAACTAGTAATAACCATTGGTTGCCCTGTTAACCATATAAGAATTCTTATACTCCGTCCAACATGagatgtttcaactttgactaaatttgaatacatctatacactaaatacatccaaattttgacaaacttgagatatctttGTTGACGGACGAAGTACAAATTCACGCCACTtcttttgggacggagggagtacttttcttttgcaacCAAGACATCGGATCAAATATACGACCAACATAAATAGCAACAAAACAAGAGCTTAATCAGCCTATATCTAACTAAAGAATTTCAAGATCAGGATTACATCTAGATTACGGAGTACATCAATTCTGCCAAAAGCAAACCGACAACTTCAAGATTACATCTAGTTAAAGAAAGAAACTGTGTAAGGATTGACTAGCACAAGCTACGGATAGACGGAATCCTGGAACAAGGCCGTACTAGCCGAGAAGCGAAGAAGGCCGGCCAGTCCATCTCCCATGGCAGGACGTCGGAAGCCTTCTTCGGGCGCACGCTTGGCCAGCCAACCACCTCCGCCATGGCCCCGGTCTCGAGGTCGGCGGCGTACACGCGCCAGTCCCCGTCGTTGATCAGTAGCGTGCCACGCCTCTCTCCTA
The Brachypodium distachyon strain Bd21 chromosome 2, Brachypodium_distachyon_v3.0, whole genome shotgun sequence genome window above contains:
- the LOC100834697 gene encoding transcription factor PCL1, which codes for MGEEAGGGGGGEYARVSEWETGLPGSDELTPLSQPLVPPGLAAAFRIPPEPGRTLLDVHRASSATVSRLRSSSSSSSGGGGSFPTFPSGHGGAASDTGADSAAAASELEKTSKRPRMVWNPQLHKRFVDVVAHLGIKSAVPKTIMQLMNVEGLTRENVASHLQKYRLYVKRMQGLSNEGPSPSDHIFASTPVPPSLREPQVPSAAMAPMYHHHPMGGGGGGMTGGYYQPQQQHGGHAVYNGYGGGGGYSQYHHGDQ